A window of Rhododendron vialii isolate Sample 1 chromosome 13a, ASM3025357v1 contains these coding sequences:
- the LOC131314357 gene encoding uncharacterized protein LOC131314357 isoform X2, with amino-acid sequence MEKAKEFLMVNDQASESASRLAVPPHPAGIDHVLLEDIVLEGIRVDRAEPGLVVCSFKDRAGGFATGAISYLVDEVGGAAINVEGLPRNVSVDMSISFLSAAKPDDELEITGSLLGQRGGYYGTLVLIRNKATGEVVAEGRHSLFGKRPSKL; translated from the exons ATGGAGAAGGCGAAGGAGTTTCTAATGGTGAACGACCAAGCATCCGAGTCGGCCTCCCGACTCGCCGTCCCTCCTCACCCAGCGGGCATCGACCATGTCTTGCTGGAAGATATCGTACTCGAGGGAATCCGAGTCGACCGAGCCGAACCCGGTCTCGTCGTTTGTTCCTTCAAG GATAGAGCGGGTGGTTTTGCGACGGGAGCTATTTCGTATTTGGTTGATGAAGTGGGTGGGGCTGCGATCAACGTTGAGGGTCTTCCGAGGAATGTCTCAGTGGATATGTCCATCTCGTTCCTTTCAGCTGCAAAGCCCGAT GATGAGTTGGAGATTACAGGAAGTCTTTTAGGTCAAAGAGGAGGTTATTATGGAACCCTCGTTCTTATACGAAATAAAGCAACTGGGGAGGTTGTTGCTGAAGGTCGCCATTCGTTGTTTGGTAAACGCCCGAGCAAACTCTGA
- the LOC131314357 gene encoding uncharacterized protein LOC131314357 isoform X1 — protein sequence MEKAKEFLMVNDQASESASRLAVPPHPAGIDHVLLEDIVLEGIRVDRAEPGLVVCSFKVPPRLADRAGGFATGAISYLVDEVGGAAINVEGLPRNVSVDMSISFLSAAKPDDELEITGSLLGQRGGYYGTLVLIRNKATGEVVAEGRHSLFGKRPSKL from the exons ATGGAGAAGGCGAAGGAGTTTCTAATGGTGAACGACCAAGCATCCGAGTCGGCCTCCCGACTCGCCGTCCCTCCTCACCCAGCGGGCATCGACCATGTCTTGCTGGAAGATATCGTACTCGAGGGAATCCGAGTCGACCGAGCCGAACCCGGTCTCGTCGTTTGTTCCTTCAAGGTCCCTCCCCGCCTCGCC GATAGAGCGGGTGGTTTTGCGACGGGAGCTATTTCGTATTTGGTTGATGAAGTGGGTGGGGCTGCGATCAACGTTGAGGGTCTTCCGAGGAATGTCTCAGTGGATATGTCCATCTCGTTCCTTTCAGCTGCAAAGCCCGAT GATGAGTTGGAGATTACAGGAAGTCTTTTAGGTCAAAGAGGAGGTTATTATGGAACCCTCGTTCTTATACGAAATAAAGCAACTGGGGAGGTTGTTGCTGAAGGTCGCCATTCGTTGTTTGGTAAACGCCCGAGCAAACTCTGA
- the LOC131314352 gene encoding probable anion transporter 4, chloroplastic: MEFALAPNRSLRYSPFQNPKPPPPPPAFNPQRPSNAKLFLPHNCLNRLPSPRIHGASRIGTRVPVRAGGSARHAQSFSSSSFSGAGDREEEEEAAAAREPSFVEFITSERVKVVAMIALALALCNADRVVMSVAIVPLSIANGWRQSFAGVVQSSFLWGYLISPIAGGTLVDYYGGKVVMAWGVALWSLATLLTPWAAETSIWALLAMRVLLGMAEGVALPCMNNMIARWFPQTERSRAVGLAMAGFQLGSAVGLTLSPILMSQGGLFGPFVIFGLSGFLWVLVWISATSSTPDRSHQISRYELKYIQSQSRRQQSSVIQNKSKTAKVIPPFRRLLSKLPTWSVIVANAMHSWGFFVILSWMPIYFKTIYHVDLRQAAWFSAVPWSMMAFVGYFAGVLSDMLIQRGITVTLTRKIMQSIGFVGPGIALIGLTMAKRPSMASAWLTLAVGLKSFSHCGFLVNLQEIAPQYSGVLHGMSNTAGTFAAIVGTVGAGFFVELVGSFQGFLLLTSFLYICAALFWNAFSTGERVNFDGTE, translated from the exons ATGGAATTCGCCCTCGCCCCTAACCGATCACTCCGTTACTCTCCcttccaaaaccctaaaccaccaccaccaccaccagcctTCAACCCCCAACGCCCATCCAACGCCAAGCTCTTCCTCCCCCACAATTGCCTCAACCGATTACCTTCTCCGCGAATCCATGGCGCAAGCAGAATCGGCACTCGAGTACCGGTTCGAGCCGGGGGTTCTGCGAGACATGCTCAGTCGTTCTCGAGCAGCTCGTTTAGTGGAGCAGGCgatagagaagaagaagaagaagcagcagcggCGAGGGAACCGAGTTTTGTCGAGTTTATTACCTCGGAGAGGGTTAAGGTGGTGGCGATGATAGCCTTGGCTCTGGCGCTCTGTAATGCGGACCGGGTCGTTATGTCGGTGGCCATAGTTCCTCTCTCCATCGCCAACGGCTGGCGCCAGTCTTTCGCCGGCGTTGTCCAG TCATCATTTCTTTGGGGATACCTGATATCACCAATAGCTGGGGGCACGCTTGTGGACTATTATGGTGGTAAGGTAGTCATGGCATGGGGTGTGGCTTTATGGTCACTGGCCACCCTCCTTACTCCTTGGGCTGCTGAAACTTCTATATGGGCATTACTTGCTATGCGAGTCTTGCTTGGCATGGCAGAAGGCGTGGCTCTTCCTTGCATGAACAATATGATTGCAAG ATGGTTTCCTCAAACAGAACGATCAAGGGCTGTTGGTCTTGCAATGGCTGGATTTCAGCTTGGAAGCGCTGTTGGACTCACACTTTCTCCAATCCTTATGTCACAGGGTGGtttatttggaccatttgtgATATTTGGATTATCTGGATTTCTGTGGGTTTTGGTGTGGATATCAGCAACTTCAAGCACTCCTGATCGAAGTCATCAAATATCAAGATATGAGTTGAAGTACATACAAAGCCAAAGCAGGAGGCAACAGTCCTCTGTGATTCAAAATAAATCGAAGACTGCGAAAGTGATCCCTCCTTTTAGGCGCTTGCTTTCTAAGCTGCCAACATGGTCTGTAATTGTGGCAAATGCTATGCATAGCTGG GGATTCTTTGTTATTCTCTCATGGATGCCCATATACTTTAAGACG ATATACCATGTTGACCTCAGACAAGCAGCATGGTTTAGTGCTGTTCCGTGGAGTATGATGGCATTTGTAGGCTACTTTGCGGGTGTTTTATCAGACATGTTAATACAAAGGGGCATCACCGTCACTTTAACTCGCAAAATAATGCAG TCGATTGGTTTTGTTGGTCCTGGGATTGCTCTCATTGGTCTAACTATGGCAAAACGTCCATCTATGGCATCTGCTTGGCTAACTTTAGCTGTTGGGCTAAAGTCATTTAGTCATTGTGGGTTTCTTGTGAACCTTCAG GAAATTGCTCCACAGTATTCTGGTGTTCTCCACG GTATGTCAAATACTGCTGGGACATTTGCTGCTATCGTGGGAACGGTTGGGGCTGGTTTCTTCGTCGAATTAGTGGGCTCTTTCCAGGGCTTTCTACTGTTGACATCGTTTTTGTACATTTGTGCTGCTCTATTTTGGAATGCTTTTTCTACAGGGGAGAGAGTGAATTTTGACGGAACTGAGTAG
- the LOC131314359 gene encoding alpha-glucan phosphorylase, H isozyme, producing MATTADANGNKKSGLSAKSTKILAVAHPMAKEPTEIASNISYHAQYSPHFSPFKFEPEQAFYATAESLRDRLIQQWNETYLHFHVSDPKQTYYLSMEYLQGRALTNAIGNLDVRDAYTDALNKLGHELEEVVEQEKDAALGNGGLGRLASCFLDSMATLNLPAWGYGLRYRYGLFKQRFGKEGQEEVAEDWLEKFSPWEVVRHDIVFPVKFFGSVEVQPTGSRKWVGGEVVQALAYDVPIPGYKTKNTISLRLWEAKAGAEDFNLFQFNDGQYESAAQLHSRAQQICAVLYPGDATESGKLLRLKQQFFLCSASLQDIIFRFKERKDGKGSRQWSEFSSKVAVQLNDTHPTLSIPELMRLLMDDEGLGWDEAWDVTTRTISYTNHTVLPEALEKWSQAVMWKLLPRHMEIIEEIDKRFMAMIKSTQPDLESKISNMCILDNNPQKPVVRMANLCVVSSHTVNGVAQLHSDILKAELFADYVSVWPTKFQNKTNGITPRRWLRFCSPELSNIITKWLKTDQWVTNLDLLTDLRQFADDADLQAEWKSAKMANKERLARYIQQVTGVSIDPNSLFDIQVKRIHEYKRQLLNILYAVYRYKNLKVMSPEERKNTTPRTIMIGGKAFATYTNAKRIVKLVNDVGAVVNTDLEVNSYLKVVFVPNYNVSVAEILIPGSELSQHISTAGMEASGTSNMKFALNGCLIIGTLDGANVEIREEIGEENFFLFGATADEVPRLRKERENGLFKPDPRFEEAKQFIRSGAFGSYDYNPLLESLEGNSGYGRGDYFLVGQDFPSYMDAQERVDEAYKDRKRWTKMSILSTAGSGKFSSDRTISQYAKEIWNIEECRVP from the exons ATGGCGACTACAGCAGATGCTAATGGTAATAAAAAGTCTGGTCTTTCTGCTAAATCTACAAAAATTCTGGCTGTTGCGCACCCGATGGCCAAAGAACCGACAGAGATAGCTTCCAACATCAGTTACCATGCCCAATACagtcctcatttttctcctttcaaGTTTGAGCCAGAACAAGCATTCTATGCGACGGCAGAGAGTCTTCGTGATCGTCTGATTCAA CAATGGAATGAGACCTATCTTCATTTTCACGTATCCGATCCGAAGCAAACATACTATTTGTCCATGGAGTATCTCCAAGGACGAGCATTGACTAATGCAATTGGAAACCTGGATGTTCGAGATGCTTATACTGATGCTTTGAATAAGCTGGGCCATGAACTTGAGGAAGTTGTTGAGCAG GAGAAAGATGCAGCTCTGGGAAACGGAGGACTGGGAAGACTTGCGTCATGCTTTCTTGACTCTATGGCAACATTGAATTTGCCTGCATGGGGATATGGTTTGAGGTACAGGTATGGGCTGTTCAAGCAGCGCTTTGGCAAGGAGGGTCAAGAAGAAGTGGCTGAAGACTGGCTTGAG AAGTTTAGCCCTTGGGAAGTTGTCAGACATGACATCGTGTTCCCTGTCAAATTTTTTGGTAGCGTTGAAGTCCAACCCACTGGATC GCGGAAATGGGTAGGTGGGGAGGTTGTACAAGCTCTAGCATATGACGTGCCCATTCCAGGATACAAAACCAAGAACACTATTAGTCTTCGTCTCTGGGAAGCCAAAGCTGGTGCTGAAGACTTCAACCTCTTCCAATTTAATGATGGACAGTATGAATCAGCTGCGCAGCTCCATTCCAGAGCTCAGCAG ATTTGTGCTGTTTTATATCCTGGAGATGCCACAGAAAGTGGAAAGCTACTACGATTGAAGCAACAATTTTTCTTGTGCAGTGCATCACTTCAG GACATTATTTTTAGATTCAAGGAGAGAAAAGATGGAAAGGGTTCGCGGCAGTGGTCCGAGTTCTCCAGTAAGGTTGCAGTGCAACTGAATGATACACATCCAACTCTCTCAATTCCAGAGCTGATGCGATTACTAATGGATGATGAAGGACTTGGATGGGATGAAGCTTGGGATGTGACAACAAG GACGATTTCTTATACAAATCACACTGTCCTTCCTGAGGCACTGGAGAAATGGTCACAAGCTGTGATGTGGAAACTTCTTCCTCGCCATATGGAAATCATTGAAGAAATCGATAAGAGG TTTATGGCAATGATAAAGTCAACACAGCCAGACCTCGAGAGCAAGATTTCCAACATGTGCATCTTGGATAACAATCCCCAAAAACCAGTTGTGCGCATGGCTAATTTATGTGTGGTGTCATCACATACG GTCAATGGTGTTGCCCAGCTACACAGTGACATTTTAAAGGCCGAATTGTTTGCAGACTATGTCTCTGTATGGCCTACCAAATTCCAGAATAAAACAAATGGCATTACTCCTCGTAGATGGCTCCGATTTTGCAGTCCCGAGCTCAGCAATATCATCACCAAGTGGTTAAAAACAGATCAATGGGTGACCAACCTTGACCTACTTACGGATCTTCGGCAA TTTGCTGATGATGCAGACTTGCAAGCTGAGTGGAAATCAGCCAAGATGGCTAACAAGGAGCGATTAGCTCGGTACATACAGCAAGTGACAGGTGTAAGCATTGACCCAAATAGCCTCTTTGACATACAGGTCAAGCGGATCCATGAATATAAAAGACAGCTGCTAAATATTCTGTATGCGGTCTATAGGTACAAGAACTTGAAG GTGATGAGCCCTGAAGAGCGGAAAAATACAACACCTCGCACCATAATGATTGGAGGAAAAGCATTTGCGACTTATACCAATGCAAAAAGAATAGTCAAGCTAGTGAATGATGTTGGTGCTGTCGTCAATACTGACCTCGAGGTCAACAGCTATTTGAAG GTAGTTTTTGTTCCAAACTACAATGTATCTGTAGCAGAGATACTTATACCAGGAAGCGAGCTATCACAACATATTAGCACGGCGGGTATGGAGGCAAGTGGCACAAGCAACATGAAGTTTGCACTCAATGGATGTCTCATCATAGGAACATTAGATGGGGCCAATGTTGAAATCAGGGAGGAAATTGGAGAGGAGAATTTCTTCCTCTTTGGCGCAACAGCAGATGAAGTTCCTAGGCTCCGcaaggaaagagaaaatggCCTG TTCAAACCAGATCCTCGGTTTGAAGAAGCCAAGCAATTCATAAGAAGTGGAGCATTTGGCAGCTATGATTACAATCCACTCCTTGAGTCGTTGGAAGGAAACTCAGGTTACGGTCGTGGCGATTATTTTCTTGTTGGCCAGGACTTCCCAAGCTACATGGATGCTCAGGAAAGAGTAGACGAGGCTTACAA GGATAGGAAAAGATGGACAAAGATGTCAATATTGAGCACCGCCGGGAGTGGCAAATTCAGCAGTGACCGGACGATTTCTCAGTATGCAAAGGAAATTTGGAACATAGAGGAGTGCCGAGTACCATAA